The following proteins are encoded in a genomic region of Dasypus novemcinctus isolate mDasNov1 chromosome 3, mDasNov1.1.hap2, whole genome shotgun sequence:
- the COMMD4 gene encoding COMM domain-containing protein 4, whose product MRFRFCGDLDCPDWVLAEISTLAKISSVKLRLLCSQVLKELLGQGIDYEKILKLTADAKFESGDVKATVAVLSFILSSAAKHSVDGESLSSELQQLGLPKEHAASLCRCYEEKQSPLQEHLRACSLRVNRLAGVGWRVDYTLSSSLLQTVEEPMVHLRLDVAAALGEKAQPITMSLSADKFQVLLAELRQAQTLMSSLGSS is encoded by the exons ATG AGGTTCCGGTTCTGTGGCGATCTGGACTGTCCCGACTGGGTCCTGGCAGAGATCAGCACACTGGCCAAGATT TCCTCTGTGAAGCTGCGGCTGCTCTGTAGCCAGGTGCTGAAGGAGCTTCTGGGACAGGGGATTGAC TATGAGAAGATCTTGAAGCTCACAGCTGATGCCAAATTTG AGTCAGGCGATGTGAAAGCCACAGTGGCCGTGCTGAGCTTCATCCTCTCCAGTGCAGCCAAGCATAGTGTGGATGGCGAGTCCTTGTCCAGTGAGCTGCAGCAGCTGGGGCTGCCCAAAG AGCACGCAGCCAGCCTGTGCCGCTGCTACGAGGAGAAGCAAAGCCCTCTGCAGGAGCACCTGCGGGCCTGCAGCCTGCGCG TGAACAGGCTGGCAGGCGTGGGCTGGCGGGTGGACTACACACTGAGCTCCAGCCTGCTGCAGACTGTGGAGGAGCCCATGGTGCACCTGAGGCTGGACGTGGCAGCTGCACTAGGGGAAAAGGCCCAGCCCATCACCATGTCCCTCTCAGCAGACAAGTTCCAGGTCCTGCTGGCAG aactgaGGCAGGCCCAGACCCTGATGAGCTCGCTGGGCTCCTCGTGA